The Elaeis guineensis isolate ETL-2024a chromosome 13, EG11, whole genome shotgun sequence genome includes a region encoding these proteins:
- the LOC140853206 gene encoding patatin-like protein 2 isoform X2 has product MLTAPDDDNRPLFAAKDIESFYKVQSPKIFPQYGGILAPITRMVRALWGPRYNGNYLHKLIGENLGSMRLDQTLTNVVIPTFDAKRLHPTIFSSYEVKGKSTLNAQLSDICIGTTAAPTYLPAHYFETKDTKGNVREFHLIDGGVAANNPALIAIGEVTKEVYKGNPDYFPYKPMDYRKFLLISLGTGSAKVEERYTAKRASKWGVLGWLLSGGSTPLVDVFMQSSADIVDIHISVVFQALRSESNYLRIEDDTLSGTISSVDVSTKDNLEDLVKRGKQLLKKPVSRVNLETGVFEPVGNGEGTNEDALRRFAKLLSQERRLRESRSPHVKVPIKY; this is encoded by the exons ATGTTAACCGCACCAGATGATGATAATCGCCCTCTCTTCGCTGCAAAAGACATAGAATCCTTCTACAAAGTACAAAGCCCAAAAATATTTCCACAATATGG AGGAATTTTGGCTCCAATAACGAGGATGGTTAGAGCTCTATGGGGACCCAGGTACAATGGAAACTATCTACATAAACTTATCGGGGAAAATCTGGGAAGCATGCGACTGGACCAAACCTTAACTAACGTGGTTATTCCAACTTTTGATGCCAAGCGGCTCCACCCTACCATTTTCTCCAGCTATGAG GTGAAGGGTAAGAGCACTCTGAATGCACAACTCTCAGACATCTGCATTGGAACTACTGCAGCACCCACGTACCTCCCAGCCCATTACTTTGAAACCAAGGATACCAAAGGGAACGTGAGAGAGTTCCACCTTATTGATGGAGGAGTTGCTGCTAATAACCCA GCATTGATTGCAATTGGAGAAGTAACGAAGGAGGTGTACAAAGGGAACCCGGATTACTTCCCCTACAAACCTATGGACTATCGCAAATTTCTACTTATATCACTAGGGACCGGTTCAGCAAAGGTTGAAGAAAGGTATACTGCAAAACGTGCAAGCAAATGGGGAGTTCTCGGGTGGTTGCTTAGTGGTGGATCCACGCCATTAGTGGATGTGTTTATGCAATCAAGTGCTGATATTGTGGACATACACATTTCAGTGGTCTTTCAAGCTCTACGTTCTGAATCAAATTATCTTCGGATCGAG GATGATACTTTGAGTGGGACTATATCTTCTGTTGATGTCTCCACGAAGGACAACTTAGAGGACCTCGTTAAGAGGGGCAAGCAGTTGTTGAAGAAACCAGTCTCAAGGGTGAACCTGGAGACAGGTGTGTTTGAACCAGTAGGGAATGGAGAAGGAACAAACGAAGATGCTCTTAGAAG GTTTGCTAAACTCCTTTCACAAGAAAGAAGACTTCGTGAGTCAAGATCTCCGCATGTGAAAGTGCCCATAAAATATTAA
- the LOC140853206 gene encoding patatin-like protein 2 isoform X1, with protein MEKSKSNINQIQAPTYRNLITILSIDGGGIRGIIPAIILSFLESELQKLDGEDARIADYFDVISGTSTGGLVTAMLTAPDDDNRPLFAAKDIESFYKVQSPKIFPQYGGILAPITRMVRALWGPRYNGNYLHKLIGENLGSMRLDQTLTNVVIPTFDAKRLHPTIFSSYEVKGKSTLNAQLSDICIGTTAAPTYLPAHYFETKDTKGNVREFHLIDGGVAANNPALIAIGEVTKEVYKGNPDYFPYKPMDYRKFLLISLGTGSAKVEERYTAKRASKWGVLGWLLSGGSTPLVDVFMQSSADIVDIHISVVFQALRSESNYLRIEDDTLSGTISSVDVSTKDNLEDLVKRGKQLLKKPVSRVNLETGVFEPVGNGEGTNEDALRRFAKLLSQERRLRESRSPHVKVPIKY; from the exons ATGGAAAAATCAAAATCCAACATCAATCAAATACAGGCCCCAACATATCGGAATCTAATAACCATTCTGAGCATTGATGGAGGAGGAATAAGAGGAATTATTCCTGCCATTATCCTCAGCTTCCTGGAGTCGGAACTTCAG AAACTTGATGGCGAGGATGCAAGGATTGCCGACTATTTTGATGTGATTTCAGGAACAAGCACCGGCGGTCTTGTGACAGCAATGTTAACCGCACCAGATGATGATAATCGCCCTCTCTTCGCTGCAAAAGACATAGAATCCTTCTACAAAGTACAAAGCCCAAAAATATTTCCACAATATGG AGGAATTTTGGCTCCAATAACGAGGATGGTTAGAGCTCTATGGGGACCCAGGTACAATGGAAACTATCTACATAAACTTATCGGGGAAAATCTGGGAAGCATGCGACTGGACCAAACCTTAACTAACGTGGTTATTCCAACTTTTGATGCCAAGCGGCTCCACCCTACCATTTTCTCCAGCTATGAG GTGAAGGGTAAGAGCACTCTGAATGCACAACTCTCAGACATCTGCATTGGAACTACTGCAGCACCCACGTACCTCCCAGCCCATTACTTTGAAACCAAGGATACCAAAGGGAACGTGAGAGAGTTCCACCTTATTGATGGAGGAGTTGCTGCTAATAACCCA GCATTGATTGCAATTGGAGAAGTAACGAAGGAGGTGTACAAAGGGAACCCGGATTACTTCCCCTACAAACCTATGGACTATCGCAAATTTCTACTTATATCACTAGGGACCGGTTCAGCAAAGGTTGAAGAAAGGTATACTGCAAAACGTGCAAGCAAATGGGGAGTTCTCGGGTGGTTGCTTAGTGGTGGATCCACGCCATTAGTGGATGTGTTTATGCAATCAAGTGCTGATATTGTGGACATACACATTTCAGTGGTCTTTCAAGCTCTACGTTCTGAATCAAATTATCTTCGGATCGAG GATGATACTTTGAGTGGGACTATATCTTCTGTTGATGTCTCCACGAAGGACAACTTAGAGGACCTCGTTAAGAGGGGCAAGCAGTTGTTGAAGAAACCAGTCTCAAGGGTGAACCTGGAGACAGGTGTGTTTGAACCAGTAGGGAATGGAGAAGGAACAAACGAAGATGCTCTTAGAAG GTTTGCTAAACTCCTTTCACAAGAAAGAAGACTTCGTGAGTCAAGATCTCCGCATGTGAAAGTGCCCATAAAATATTAA